A single region of the Psychrobacter alimentarius genome encodes:
- the glyS gene encoding glycine--tRNA ligase subunit beta, which translates to MSTILFELGCEELPPKSLKPLRDALQASVTEQLREAEISFDSIKSFAAPRRLAIQIQGISDKQPDRTEQKRGPAIKAAFDSDGNPTRAAMGFAKGLGIEASELITINTDKGDYVGFEQTIHGQAITELLPTIFQTALDNLPIAKRMRSGASRNEFVRPVQWAVLMQDDAVIHAIIQGHQTGAQTRGHRFHSPDYHDIAQANDYESLLEGLKVVADFDKRQTLIKNQVKTLADEVNSDAIVPQDLLDEVTALVDFPIALRASFETRFLQVPQEALISTMQADQKYFCLTDKAGKLQPYFIFITNIRSQDPNQIIEGNEKVVRPRLADAEFFFLQDQKHPLFALTESLKTRVFQDKLGTIWDKSERIAKLSAFIATLLQQQGHDISVDEAVRAAMLSKADLASSLVGEYPELQGIAGTYYARLDGETEAVAASLEEQYLPKFSGDVLPQTPIGICLALADRLDTLVGIFAIDQAPTGSKDPFSLRRSAIGILRILIEKQLPINLVALVEQAIKGYSDTNGGSKIAKMGDTFTQVMAFLNSRYRAMYTEQSVSVDTIQAVQAINPHMPLDFDQRIRAVQAFSTLSQASMLADSNKRVANILAKSEVSVSDTVDDTLLTEPAEQKLYGSVRQAQTAVTPLLEQADYTQVLQTLASLDEPLTEFFDNVMVNSEDEALKNNRLALLKQVRALFLTVADISELQL; encoded by the coding sequence ATGAGTACTATTCTATTTGAACTGGGGTGTGAAGAGCTACCTCCAAAAAGCTTAAAGCCACTACGTGACGCGCTACAAGCGAGCGTCACTGAGCAATTACGCGAAGCAGAAATCAGCTTCGATAGCATCAAATCATTTGCCGCGCCGCGTCGTTTGGCGATTCAGATTCAAGGCATTAGTGACAAGCAGCCAGATCGCACGGAACAAAAACGCGGCCCTGCCATCAAAGCCGCGTTTGATAGTGATGGCAATCCAACCCGTGCTGCCATGGGTTTTGCCAAAGGCTTAGGCATTGAGGCTAGTGAGCTGATTACTATTAATACCGATAAAGGCGATTATGTGGGCTTTGAGCAAACCATCCATGGTCAAGCCATAACAGAGCTATTGCCTACTATTTTTCAGACGGCGCTTGATAATCTGCCGATTGCAAAACGCATGCGCTCGGGTGCCAGCCGTAATGAGTTCGTTCGTCCCGTCCAGTGGGCGGTGTTGATGCAAGATGATGCAGTTATTCATGCCATTATCCAAGGCCACCAAACAGGTGCGCAAACTCGTGGTCATCGCTTCCATAGTCCTGATTATCATGACATTGCCCAAGCCAATGATTATGAATCGTTGCTAGAGGGTTTAAAGGTTGTGGCAGACTTTGATAAGCGCCAAACGCTGATCAAAAACCAAGTCAAAACATTGGCAGATGAGGTTAATTCCGATGCTATCGTGCCGCAAGACTTGTTAGACGAAGTAACGGCCTTGGTTGATTTTCCAATTGCCCTACGAGCAAGCTTTGAGACACGTTTTTTACAAGTGCCCCAAGAAGCGCTGATCTCGACCATGCAAGCGGACCAAAAGTATTTTTGTTTGACCGATAAAGCAGGCAAGTTGCAACCGTACTTTATTTTTATTACCAATATCAGGTCTCAAGATCCGAACCAGATCATCGAAGGTAATGAAAAGGTCGTACGTCCGCGTTTGGCTGATGCCGAGTTTTTCTTCTTACAAGATCAAAAGCATCCACTGTTTGCACTCACAGAAAGCCTAAAAACCCGAGTATTCCAAGATAAGCTCGGTACAATTTGGGACAAGTCTGAGCGTATTGCTAAGTTATCTGCGTTTATTGCCACTTTGCTGCAGCAGCAAGGTCACGACATCAGTGTTGATGAAGCCGTACGTGCTGCTATGTTGTCCAAAGCCGATTTGGCAAGCTCATTGGTAGGCGAATATCCTGAGTTGCAGGGTATCGCTGGTACATACTATGCGCGTTTGGATGGTGAGACAGAAGCCGTTGCCGCCAGTTTGGAAGAACAATATTTGCCTAAGTTTAGTGGTGATGTCTTACCGCAAACGCCAATTGGTATTTGTTTAGCTCTAGCAGACCGTTTGGATACCTTGGTCGGTATTTTTGCGATTGATCAAGCGCCTACTGGGTCAAAAGATCCGTTTAGCTTACGTCGCTCAGCCATTGGTATTTTGCGTATTTTGATTGAAAAGCAACTACCCATCAATCTGGTGGCATTGGTTGAGCAAGCAATCAAAGGCTATAGTGACACTAACGGAGGCAGTAAAATTGCCAAAATGGGCGACACCTTCACTCAAGTTATGGCATTCTTAAACTCGCGCTATCGTGCGATGTATACAGAGCAAAGCGTTAGCGTTGATACTATTCAGGCAGTGCAAGCGATTAATCCGCATATGCCGCTTGATTTTGATCAACGTATTCGTGCGGTTCAAGCATTCAGCACGCTGTCACAAGCGTCGATGTTGGCGGATTCTAACAAACGCGTTGCTAATATATTGGCCAAATCAGAAGTAAGTGTTTCTGATACGGTTGATGATACGCTGTTGACCGAGCCTGCCGAACAAAAATTGTATGGCAGCGTACGCCAAGCACAGACAGCAGTTACGCCATTGCTTGAGCAAGCAGACTATACTCAGGTATTGCAAACGCTTGCCAGTTTGGATGAGCCACTGACCGAGTTTTTTGACAATGTCATGGTCAATAGCGAAGATGAGGCACTAAAAAACAATCGCTTGGCATTATTGAAGCAGGTTCGTGCGTTATTCTTAACGGTGGCGGATATTAGTGAGTTGCAGTTGTAA
- the glyQ gene encoding glycine--tRNA ligase subunit alpha yields the protein MTFQDLILTLQNFWADKGCVILQPYDMEVGAGTFHTATFLRSLGPERWNAAYVQPSRRPTDGRYGDNPNRLQHYYQFQVVLKPNPPNIQELYLDSLRAIGIDPLVHDVRFVEDNWESPTLGAWGLGWEIWLNGMEVTQFTYFQQVGGIECFPVTGEITYGLERLAMYVQGVDSVYDLVWADGEFGRVTYGDVFHQNEVEQSTYNFEHADVPMMGEMFDFYEQQADKLVDAGLPLPAYEMVLKASHAFNLLDARGAISVTERQRFILRVRTLARKVAFGYVEARAKLGFPLADEAHRQEAIDKYLPKEKTDTANANNTQTTNDNK from the coding sequence ATGACCTTTCAAGATTTAATTCTAACGTTACAGAATTTTTGGGCTGATAAAGGCTGTGTGATTTTGCAGCCCTATGACATGGAAGTCGGTGCCGGTACTTTTCATACGGCGACGTTTTTGCGCTCATTAGGTCCTGAGCGCTGGAACGCCGCTTATGTGCAGCCATCACGTCGCCCAACCGATGGTCGCTATGGTGATAACCCAAACCGTCTACAGCATTATTATCAGTTTCAAGTGGTACTCAAGCCCAATCCGCCTAATATTCAAGAGCTGTATTTGGATTCATTGAGAGCCATTGGTATTGATCCATTGGTGCATGATGTCCGTTTCGTTGAAGACAACTGGGAGTCGCCAACGCTTGGGGCGTGGGGTCTTGGTTGGGAGATTTGGCTAAACGGTATGGAAGTGACTCAGTTTACGTATTTCCAGCAAGTCGGCGGCATTGAGTGTTTCCCTGTCACAGGCGAGATTACTTACGGTCTTGAGCGCCTAGCGATGTATGTACAAGGCGTCGATAGCGTTTATGATTTGGTATGGGCAGATGGCGAGTTTGGCCGTGTCACTTATGGCGATGTTTTTCATCAAAACGAAGTGGAGCAGTCGACCTATAACTTTGAGCACGCCGATGTGCCAATGATGGGTGAGATGTTTGACTTTTATGAGCAACAAGCGGATAAGTTGGTTGATGCAGGCTTGCCATTACCTGCTTATGAGATGGTACTAAAAGCGTCACATGCCTTTAACTTACTTGATGCCCGCGGTGCGATTTCAGTCACTGAGCGTCAGCGCTTTATCTTGCGCGTACGTACGCTCGCCCGTAAGGTCGCTTTTGGTTATGTTGAGGCTCGTGCCAAACTTGGTTTCCCATTAGCCGATGAAGCCCATCGTCAAGAAGCGATCGATAAGTATTTGCCAAAAGAAAAGACAGACACTGCAAATGCCAACAATACTCAAACGACTAACGACAATAAATAG
- a CDS encoding PspC domain-containing protein: MAKLAKLHRSQNNKMIAGVMGGIAEYAGWSPTWVRLLFVVISSLSAAVPGILIYIILWIIMPKANSQSYQ, encoded by the coding sequence TTGGCTAAGTTAGCAAAATTACATCGTTCTCAGAACAATAAGATGATCGCTGGTGTTATGGGCGGTATAGCAGAATATGCAGGCTGGTCACCCACTTGGGTAAGATTGCTGTTTGTGGTTATATCTTCACTAAGTGCGGCAGTACCTGGGATTTTGATCTATATCATATTGTGGATCATTATGCCAAAGGCCAATAGTCAGTCTTACCAATAA
- the nadR gene encoding multifunctional transcriptional regulator/nicotinamide-nucleotide adenylyltransferase/ribosylnicotinamide kinase NadR — MYDTGLMIGQFEPLHLGHMRSILEASGQAKTLHIVITTTPSPHPDFNITLQDKARWLQMACADLPFIQIHTTDEIELPCHEHFANSSFDTATSSTQLQHLLDTLSLPIETALFLADNHPLVHSPTQQQAPLAMKIVATSAQPEFDTLAIAQNPIAHWSALHPQVCGDYTKTIAIVGGESSGKTTLVHKLANHYGASFALEMGRLYVGTDLGGSEVGLQYSDYAPIVLNHAQAIREAKSCATAPVTIVDTDFVTTQAFCEEYEGRTHPFVAACIDEFRLDHTIMLDNNTPWIDDGMRSLGTPEARGRFEQRLVDIFARHDIAPHMIDQPDYDARYQQALLFIDQHIYGKKP, encoded by the coding sequence ATGTATGATACTGGATTGATGATTGGACAATTTGAGCCACTGCATTTAGGACACATGCGCAGCATACTAGAGGCATCAGGGCAGGCAAAAACCTTGCATATTGTCATTACGACAACCCCCTCTCCTCATCCAGATTTTAACATCACCTTGCAGGACAAAGCACGCTGGCTACAGATGGCTTGCGCAGATTTGCCATTTATTCAGATTCACACTACAGATGAGATCGAACTGCCCTGTCATGAGCATTTTGCTAATAGTAGCTTTGATACAGCGACTAGCAGTACTCAGTTGCAACACTTACTCGACACATTGTCCTTACCCATAGAGACCGCATTGTTTTTGGCGGACAACCATCCATTGGTTCATAGTCCAACACAGCAGCAAGCACCACTAGCAATGAAGATTGTTGCTACGTCAGCACAACCTGAGTTTGACACTCTCGCTATTGCCCAAAATCCTATTGCACATTGGTCAGCACTGCACCCACAAGTGTGCGGTGACTACACAAAAACCATCGCCATCGTTGGCGGCGAAAGCTCCGGCAAAACCACATTGGTACATAAACTGGCCAATCATTATGGTGCCAGCTTTGCGCTTGAGATGGGTCGCCTGTATGTCGGTACGGATTTGGGTGGTAGTGAGGTTGGATTGCAGTACAGTGACTATGCCCCTATTGTGCTCAATCATGCCCAAGCCATTAGAGAAGCAAAATCCTGTGCGACGGCACCTGTTACCATCGTTGACACGGATTTTGTGACCACACAAGCTTTCTGTGAAGAGTATGAAGGTCGTACTCATCCGTTTGTGGCCGCTTGTATTGATGAGTTCCGTTTAGACCATACCATTATGCTTGACAACAATACGCCATGGATTGACGATGGCATGCGCTCTTTGGGTACACCCGAGGCGCGAGGACGCTTTGAGCAGCGCTTAGTAGACATCTTTGCGCGTCATGATATCGCGCCGCACATGATCGACCAGCCCGATTATGATGCGCGCTACCAGCAAGCGTTGCTGTTTATTGATCAGCATATCTATGGTAAAAAACCATAA
- the pnuC gene encoding nicotinamide riboside transporter PnuC yields the protein MLIQLLDNITGKWAMQWIVIWFICGVIALSAGFWLTTDHTTLDMFYLGVSFVGLVCVVSLSFRKNVMGNGLGMAATAGEVVVQATSGAVGLMLAPLFNFFTHVYGIFYWSKHTDPDGDMIPKSANKAVWLITAVFIILGLALFPTVNSLLASYGYAVVEDDNSKFLGFISFFWINVIAFVLSITAQAAMILRYSFNWWLWIIVNFVWLIVNLMSGNYIFAIQTMIYQINAFIGLYEWQRSEQS from the coding sequence ATGCTTATTCAGTTATTGGACAACATCACTGGCAAATGGGCCATGCAATGGATTGTTATTTGGTTCATTTGCGGTGTTATTGCTTTGTCCGCAGGATTTTGGCTCACCACCGACCACACCACACTTGATATGTTCTATTTGGGCGTCTCTTTTGTCGGGTTGGTCTGCGTGGTCTCGCTGTCGTTTCGCAAAAATGTCATGGGTAATGGTCTTGGGATGGCAGCCACGGCAGGCGAAGTGGTGGTACAAGCCACCTCAGGCGCAGTTGGTTTAATGCTCGCCCCTTTGTTTAACTTTTTTACCCACGTTTATGGGATTTTTTATTGGTCCAAACACACCGATCCTGACGGTGACATGATACCCAAATCTGCCAACAAAGCAGTTTGGTTAATCACCGCTGTGTTTATTATTCTTGGTCTGGCGCTTTTCCCAACCGTAAATAGCTTATTGGCGAGCTACGGCTATGCGGTGGTCGAGGACGATAACAGTAAATTTTTAGGATTTATTTCTTTTTTCTGGATCAATGTGATTGCGTTTGTGCTTTCAATCACAGCACAGGCCGCGATGATTTTGCGCTATTCGTTTAACTGGTGGTTATGGATCATCGTGAATTTTGTTTGGCTTATCGTCAACCTCATGTCTGGCAATTATATTTTTGCCATTCAAACTATGATTTATCAAATCAACGCCTTCATCGGTCTTTATGAATGGCAGCGCAGCGAACAGAGTTAA
- a CDS encoding Mpo1 family 2-hydroxy fatty acid dioxygenase, with product MSRNRQQRVSKRTLEQWLSEYAVSHQNLVNKKIHWLCVPTIFVSLLGMGMSLSVWFTLVLSALVLLFYMRLSTPLFLAMGMFILICLSVMALLPWGFKVWAGIFIVAWIGQFIGHKIEGKKPSFFEDLQFLLIGPAWVANSLMRSKP from the coding sequence ATGTCTCGCAATCGTCAACAACGAGTGTCTAAACGCACACTTGAACAGTGGCTCAGTGAGTACGCAGTCAGTCATCAAAACTTAGTCAACAAAAAAATCCATTGGCTGTGTGTTCCCACCATCTTTGTCAGTTTGTTGGGTATGGGTATGTCGCTTTCGGTTTGGTTCACCTTAGTCCTAAGTGCCTTAGTACTCTTGTTTTATATGCGCTTATCCACGCCGCTTTTTTTAGCGATGGGTATGTTTATCTTAATTTGTCTATCAGTGATGGCATTACTACCCTGGGGATTTAAAGTCTGGGCAGGTATTTTTATCGTGGCTTGGATTGGACAGTTTATTGGTCATAAAATTGAAGGTAAGAAGCCTTCATTCTTTGAAGATTTACAGTTCTTATTGATTGGTCCTGCATGGGTCGCCAATAGCTTGATGCGCTCCAAACCGTAG
- a CDS encoding nitroreductase family protein, whose product MSDLKTLQQLAEKRRSIYALNDQLPVSNEEVVQVVEHAILHTPSSFNSQSTRIIVLFGDDHNKLWDMTEETLRVIVGNEEAFKSTKEKIAGFRNGAGTVLFFEDQAVVRGMQEAAPLYAENFPIWSTQTNAMHQYVIWTALASIEVGANLQHYNPVIDERVANAWNVDENWELKAQMVFGGIEQPAGDKSFKPVEERLKVFGA is encoded by the coding sequence ATGTCAGATTTAAAAACATTACAGCAATTGGCTGAAAAACGTCGCTCAATCTATGCGTTAAATGATCAACTACCAGTGTCTAATGAAGAGGTCGTTCAGGTGGTTGAGCACGCTATTTTGCACACACCATCATCGTTCAACTCACAATCAACGCGTATCATTGTTTTGTTTGGCGATGACCATAATAAACTATGGGACATGACAGAAGAGACGTTACGTGTCATCGTTGGTAATGAAGAGGCATTCAAATCAACCAAAGAAAAAATTGCTGGTTTTAGAAACGGCGCTGGTACGGTCTTGTTTTTTGAGGATCAAGCGGTTGTCAGAGGCATGCAAGAAGCGGCGCCGCTTTATGCAGAAAACTTCCCAATTTGGTCGACGCAAACCAATGCTATGCATCAGTATGTGATCTGGACAGCATTGGCCAGTATCGAAGTCGGCGCGAATTTACAGCATTACAATCCTGTCATCGATGAAAGAGTGGCTAATGCTTGGAACGTTGATGAAAACTGGGAATTGAAAGCACAAATGGTATTTGGCGGTATTGAGCAACCAGCAGGCGACAAATCATTCAAACCTGTTGAAGAACGTCTAAAAGTATTTGGTGCGTAA
- a CDS encoding pirin family protein, which yields MTIKNLEPRLASVGGIPIARLLPNKGNQPIGAWCFLDHAGPAEFGDDELGMQVGRHPHINLQTFSWMLNGEVLHKDSLGNEQVITKNQVNVMTAGTGLTQGISHTEQSVFPDTGGSPDAARGLSMVQLWIALPTDQKIKRSFHHYPKLPTWREGGAEMILTTGSYVSVTGEHYQAPTIQYSKMIGIDVRFLEDSDVTLNLEHGFEYGILVTEGQIESEGKVCEKDQLFRFHDSDVANNRSIRLSAKKGTRLMFIGGEPLNNKVLLWWNFVADNKQELEQSIIDWNNGHERFGEVDSMMKRLPSPKLPKGFKG from the coding sequence ATGACAATTAAAAACTTAGAGCCAAGGTTGGCAAGTGTTGGTGGTATCCCTATTGCTCGATTATTACCCAATAAAGGCAATCAACCAATTGGTGCTTGGTGCTTTTTGGATCATGCTGGTCCTGCTGAGTTTGGTGATGATGAGTTAGGTATGCAAGTGGGTCGTCACCCGCATATTAATTTGCAAACCTTTAGTTGGATGCTAAATGGCGAAGTACTGCACAAAGACAGTTTGGGAAATGAGCAAGTCATCACCAAAAACCAAGTCAATGTTATGACCGCAGGTACAGGATTGACGCAAGGCATCAGCCATACCGAGCAAAGCGTCTTTCCAGACACGGGTGGCTCACCAGATGCCGCGCGAGGTCTGAGTATGGTGCAGCTATGGATTGCGCTACCAACCGATCAAAAAATCAAGCGTAGCTTCCATCATTATCCCAAATTGCCTACGTGGCGTGAGGGTGGTGCCGAGATGATCCTCACCACAGGCAGTTATGTCAGTGTGACAGGGGAGCATTATCAAGCACCGACCATACAGTACTCAAAAATGATCGGCATTGATGTGAGGTTTTTGGAAGATAGTGACGTCACGCTCAATCTAGAACACGGCTTTGAGTATGGTATCTTGGTCACAGAAGGGCAGATCGAATCTGAAGGCAAAGTATGCGAAAAAGATCAATTGTTTCGCTTTCACGATTCGGATGTGGCTAATAATCGCAGTATCAGACTGTCGGCAAAAAAAGGCACCCGGTTGATGTTTATCGGTGGTGAGCCACTCAACAATAAAGTGCTTCTATGGTGGAACTTTGTAGCCGATAACAAGCAAGAGCTCGAACAGTCTATTATTGACTGGAATAATGGTCATGAGCGGTTCGGAGAGGTGGATTCTATGATGAAGCGTCTACCTTCACCAAAACTGCCTAAAGGCTTCAAAGGGTAG
- a CDS encoding pirin family protein — protein MKNIYHAADSRGDANHGWLKSKHTFSFANYHNPARMGFGVLRVINDDFVIGGQGFGKHSHRDMEIISIPLSGKLGHGDNIGNEGIIETGEIQVMSAGTGITHSEMNGDANEPVKFLQIWVIPNKMNVNPRYQQIRMDDIMQPNEFNQVLSPNADDAGVWIHQNAWFSMGDFDKGVTRTYHIKDANNGAYIFVISGKVVVNGQTLNTRDGLGISDTVDFTMEVEEDAKVLVMDMPMSF, from the coding sequence ATGAAAAATATCTATCATGCAGCAGATTCTCGTGGCGATGCTAATCATGGCTGGCTTAAAAGCAAGCACACCTTTAGCTTTGCCAATTATCACAATCCTGCACGTATGGGTTTTGGGGTTTTACGTGTCATTAATGATGATTTTGTCATCGGTGGTCAAGGCTTCGGTAAGCATTCACACCGCGACATGGAAATCATCAGTATTCCATTGTCTGGCAAGCTTGGTCATGGTGACAATATCGGCAATGAAGGCATTATTGAGACAGGCGAAATCCAAGTGATGTCAGCAGGTACAGGCATTACTCATAGTGAAATGAATGGCGATGCCAACGAACCTGTGAAGTTTTTACAGATTTGGGTCATCCCTAACAAAATGAACGTCAATCCTCGTTATCAGCAGATCCGTATGGATGACATCATGCAACCAAACGAGTTTAACCAAGTTTTGTCACCGAATGCGGATGATGCTGGTGTGTGGATTCATCAAAACGCTTGGTTCAGCATGGGTGATTTCGATAAAGGCGTGACGCGGACTTATCACATAAAGGATGCAAATAACGGTGCTTATATTTTTGTCATCAGTGGTAAGGTAGTGGTCAATGGTCAGACTTTGAACACCCGCGATGGTCTTGGTATTTCAGATACTGTCGACTTCACCATGGAAGTAGAAGAAGATGCCAAGGTCTTGGTCATGGATATGCCGATGTCGTTCTAG
- a CDS encoding GNAT family N-acetyltransferase, which yields MPNELNHELIDNTAQKRFEIHVDGYLAFEDYDFFTTSQGEKGIAYLHTEVAKELSGQGIAGYLVKSILDEAAAKHLRVGPICPYVRAYIDKHPQYQDNSVFHNAAP from the coding sequence ATGCCGAATGAATTGAACCATGAGCTGATAGACAATACAGCACAAAAGCGTTTCGAGATTCACGTTGATGGATATCTCGCCTTCGAAGATTATGATTTTTTTACCACCAGTCAGGGCGAAAAAGGCATTGCCTATCTTCATACTGAGGTTGCAAAGGAGCTTAGCGGGCAAGGCATCGCAGGTTATCTGGTTAAGTCCATCTTAGACGAAGCAGCAGCTAAACATTTAAGGGTGGGACCTATTTGTCCGTATGTCAGAGCCTACATCGACAAGCATCCACAATATCAAGACAATTCTGTCTTTCATAACGCCGCTCCTTAA
- a CDS encoding YoaK family protein: MMPNSISDQNNNSPYSKGNEALPPSFWQRYQAPVLLTIVGGAIDTIGFIALFGFFTAHVTGNLVMAGSGLVKGEDGLWIKLAALPLFVLTVMLTKTFIDKSKKRKLILSHLFLAEAFFLTAFMIAGLYYQPFVGAGSLTVALTGGLGLIALAIRNTASKTLIKHMSPTVLMTGNTTQLGINLTDYVNNRTPENAKKLGHSSALVFSFLIGALVGALLYFELSFWAVGLFVLPVLYLAVLARDEAFLSHVG, translated from the coding sequence ATGATGCCTAACTCAATATCTGACCAAAATAATAATAGTCCATATAGCAAAGGTAACGAGGCGTTGCCACCAAGTTTTTGGCAACGCTACCAAGCGCCTGTGCTATTGACCATCGTTGGCGGTGCGATTGATACCATTGGTTTTATCGCCTTATTTGGGTTTTTTACGGCACATGTCACAGGGAACTTGGTGATGGCAGGGAGTGGACTGGTCAAAGGTGAGGATGGCTTATGGATTAAGTTGGCGGCCTTGCCGTTATTTGTATTGACCGTAATGCTGACCAAGACTTTTATTGATAAGAGTAAAAAACGAAAACTGATATTAAGTCATCTGTTTCTTGCCGAAGCCTTTTTTTTGACCGCATTTATGATCGCAGGTTTGTATTATCAACCTTTTGTAGGGGCGGGTAGTCTTACAGTCGCACTCACAGGTGGGTTGGGTCTGATTGCCCTTGCCATACGCAATACGGCAAGTAAGACACTGATCAAACATATGAGTCCAACGGTGCTAATGACAGGTAATACCACGCAGCTTGGTATCAATTTGACCGATTATGTTAACAATCGCACACCTGAAAATGCCAAAAAGCTGGGTCATAGCTCAGCATTGGTATTTAGCTTTTTGATTGGCGCATTGGTCGGCGCGCTTTTGTATTTTGAGCTGAGCTTTTGGGCAGTGGGATTATTCGTATTACCAGTACTGTATTTGGCTGTCTTGGCACGTGATGAAGCATTTTTGAGCCATGTTGGCTAG
- a CDS encoding NADPH-dependent FMN reductase encodes MSTPMKIALIIGSLRKASINRKFAAYIASQMPKNVMVEEVHIADLPLYNQDYDDTTIDSYEHVRQQLKAADAVLIVTPEHNRTMPAALKNVIDIASRPYKDSVWRDKKVAVMTASPSNYGGINSGLDVHKSMQMLSAKMMIHPEVYLSRATESLNDDGSVTERTQQYLQKFVNDLVAFVGSNDA; translated from the coding sequence ATGAGCACACCAATGAAGATTGCCCTAATAATCGGCAGCTTGCGCAAAGCGTCAATCAATCGCAAGTTTGCAGCATATATTGCATCGCAAATGCCAAAGAATGTCATGGTTGAAGAGGTGCATATTGCAGATTTGCCGCTTTATAATCAAGATTATGATGATACAACGATAGACAGCTATGAGCATGTTCGTCAGCAATTAAAAGCCGCTGATGCGGTATTGATTGTCACACCAGAGCACAATCGTACGATGCCCGCCGCACTCAAGAACGTGATTGATATTGCTTCTCGTCCGTATAAAGACAGTGTTTGGCGCGATAAAAAGGTAGCCGTCATGACAGCGTCGCCAAGCAATTATGGGGGTATCAATAGCGGGCTTGATGTACATAAAAGCATGCAAATGTTATCTGCAAAAATGATGATTCACCCAGAAGTGTATCTGAGCCGCGCGACTGAAAGCTTAAACGACGATGGTAGCGTCACTGAACGAACCCAACAATATCTGCAAAAATTCGTTAATGATTTGGTTGCATTCGTAGGAAGTAATGATGCCTAA
- a CDS encoding DoxX family protein encodes MDKLQSLSAPIGRLLLSMIFIFSGFNKITGYAATQGYMESMGVPGMLLPLVIALELFGGIAILLGFKARLIAVLFVGFNIVSALLFHQFWIDASQMNPFMKNIAIAGGFLMIFAHGPGAYSIDNSHARKSSV; translated from the coding sequence ATGGACAAATTACAATCATTGAGTGCCCCCATTGGTCGTCTGCTTTTATCAATGATTTTTATTTTTTCAGGTTTTAATAAGATAACAGGATATGCAGCAACTCAAGGCTATATGGAGTCAATGGGTGTACCGGGTATGCTATTACCATTAGTCATTGCGCTTGAGCTATTCGGTGGTATTGCGATTTTGCTTGGATTTAAAGCGCGTCTGATTGCGGTGTTGTTTGTTGGATTTAATATTGTCTCAGCGCTTTTGTTTCATCAGTTCTGGATTGATGCCTCACAGATGAATCCGTTTATGAAAAACATTGCCATAGCAGGTGGTTTTCTGATGATTTTTGCTCATGGCCCAGGTGCTTACTCGATAGATAATAGCCATGCTCGCAAAAGCTCAGTATAG